One Halalkalicoccus sp. CG83 DNA segment encodes these proteins:
- a CDS encoding CocE/NonD family hydrolase, producing MQDLGIDLDPELSIPVGGETVAATRYKPTAYDEPLPLILIATPYRKDDWITFGGWDPSIRYFCHQGYEVVVADLLGTGASTGDSPPFHRSEGDQIATVIEWLADCEWTTGDIGMFGLSYGAWTQYVTAAVNPEPLKAIVPVAVSPSVYQSSSPGGVFNPMKRATWSVLMQTLRVLPPSRRDGTGQWLEVWNERLKSIETTTPWLFRFLGHEAKDDFWVSREVNPDEITVPTFAACGYRDDHTAPMVEFFDEIDAPKRLLLGPWRHRMPEQGRECAVDFRRQATAWFDHFLKGDQNDVCSEPTVVYWTEQDGGWTMGAGAWRGIDQWPTTQESSLSYAVTPDDLRNADTFTEGRFEKTYEIDHTVGVESLDRVGRVTNPGVPTNGDDARSLVVETDRIETPLEWTGTGYATLAVRPTITPLILAVRIADVDYGGAARLVSAGSLHASQRTDTGEPLQPGIVSPIQIPLKPKSHVFERGHKICMAISGAYFPRALPLRTSGQFDIVSTPELPTEIVFPGQIHSEAVQFDNCITTAPPDTTVPTRSPFKTTIDSQWAVDRNHSTNSATLRMVTASIIDLPHGSELHTQQRVEAGVASDDPKTAAVKIDVAAELKYDTETWSVSTTSRVTRGLATLTTTVTVDGEPTFKRTWRRLDPMQK from the coding sequence ATGCAAGACCTCGGCATAGATCTCGATCCAGAGCTGTCGATACCCGTTGGAGGTGAGACCGTCGCAGCGACCCGTTACAAACCGACAGCATACGATGAACCCTTGCCGCTCATTCTCATTGCCACGCCATACCGGAAAGACGATTGGATTACCTTCGGTGGATGGGACCCCTCGATTCGGTACTTTTGCCATCAAGGATACGAAGTTGTGGTCGCAGATCTCCTCGGAACCGGGGCATCCACTGGCGACTCTCCACCATTCCATCGATCCGAAGGTGACCAGATTGCCACCGTCATCGAGTGGCTAGCTGACTGTGAGTGGACGACAGGTGATATCGGAATGTTCGGACTATCTTACGGCGCCTGGACACAGTACGTTACTGCAGCTGTCAACCCCGAGCCCCTGAAGGCAATTGTCCCCGTGGCCGTATCTCCCTCTGTATATCAGAGTTCCTCGCCTGGCGGGGTGTTCAATCCAATGAAGCGAGCAACGTGGTCGGTGCTGATGCAGACGTTACGGGTACTACCGCCGAGCCGCCGCGATGGTACGGGTCAGTGGTTGGAGGTCTGGAATGAACGACTCAAATCGATTGAGACTACGACCCCCTGGTTGTTTCGCTTTCTCGGACATGAGGCAAAAGACGACTTCTGGGTGTCCCGCGAGGTCAACCCTGACGAGATCACAGTTCCCACGTTCGCCGCTTGCGGATACCGCGACGACCACACTGCGCCAATGGTCGAATTCTTCGACGAGATCGACGCTCCGAAGCGATTGCTGCTCGGTCCTTGGCGGCACCGCATGCCGGAGCAGGGTCGTGAGTGTGCAGTCGACTTTCGCCGTCAAGCAACAGCGTGGTTCGATCATTTCCTTAAAGGGGATCAAAACGATGTCTGCTCCGAGCCAACCGTGGTCTATTGGACCGAACAAGATGGCGGGTGGACGATGGGGGCAGGAGCATGGCGTGGAATTGACCAATGGCCGACGACCCAGGAATCATCGTTGTCGTACGCTGTTACGCCGGACGACCTTCGAAACGCTGACACCTTCACCGAGGGTCGGTTCGAGAAGACCTACGAAATTGACCATACCGTTGGTGTCGAATCTCTTGATCGAGTTGGACGAGTAACAAATCCAGGAGTGCCCACCAACGGGGACGATGCCAGGTCGCTCGTCGTCGAAACAGACCGCATCGAAACTCCACTCGAGTGGACCGGGACCGGGTATGCTACCCTCGCCGTTCGGCCGACAATCACACCGCTGATTCTCGCCGTCCGTATAGCCGACGTCGACTACGGCGGAGCGGCTCGACTGGTTTCGGCCGGCAGTCTTCATGCAAGCCAGAGGACCGATACCGGCGAACCTCTCCAGCCTGGGATCGTATCTCCAATACAGATCCCACTGAAACCGAAATCGCATGTCTTCGAGCGAGGACATAAGATCTGTATGGCCATCAGTGGTGCGTACTTCCCTCGAGCACTGCCGCTACGCACCAGCGGTCAATTCGATATCGTCTCGACACCGGAACTACCTACGGAGATCGTCTTTCCCGGCCAAATACACTCTGAAGCCGTTCAGTTTGACAATTGCATCACTACTGCGCCGCCAGACACTACCGTCCCGACGAGATCTCCGTTCAAAACTACAATCGACTCACAGTGGGCCGTTGACCGGAATCATTCGACGAATTCGGCGACACTGCGAATGGTAACGGCATCCATTATCGATCTCCCACACGGTAGCGAATTACACACTCAACAGCGTGTCGAGGCAGGTGTTGCGAGCGATGACCCGAAGACGGCTGCTGTTAAGATAGACGTCGCAGCAGAACTCAAATACGACACTGAGACGTGGAGCGTTTCAACGACATCGCGAGTCACCAGAGGTCTCGCAACTCTTACAACAACGGTTACAGTTGACGGCGAGCCGACGTTCAAACGGACATGGCGCCGTCTCGATCCTATGCAGAAATAG
- a CDS encoding SDR family oxidoreductase, which translates to MDYNIAGQRVIVTAASKGLGRAVAQEFVDQGATVVINSRSEENLEAAREHIEANVDGDGSVLIVPGDLSDPEVVIEVFDAAIDKLGGLDTLVTNHGGTTRRSFEKMTTELLDETYESVIKSTFLMVKKALPALKESDGGSITHIVSTSAREPPRNHIPSNILRLGIYGLSKSVSNEYGEYGVRSNCVGPRMVMTDRIASIFEDDAKRQGISVEEAKSQHVDSLPLSRVGDPQEFAEAVAFLSSDAASFITGTSLAIDGGWTNGAIL; encoded by the coding sequence ATGGACTATAATATCGCAGGCCAACGAGTGATTGTAACCGCCGCGAGCAAAGGACTTGGACGGGCGGTTGCCCAGGAGTTCGTTGACCAGGGTGCGACCGTTGTTATCAATTCGCGAAGCGAGGAAAACCTTGAAGCGGCCAGAGAACACATTGAAGCGAACGTCGACGGTGATGGATCGGTACTCATCGTCCCTGGTGACCTCTCGGATCCGGAGGTGGTAATTGAGGTGTTCGACGCTGCTATCGATAAGCTCGGAGGACTCGATACGCTTGTAACCAACCATGGCGGGACAACCCGTCGAAGTTTCGAGAAGATGACCACTGAACTACTTGATGAGACGTACGAATCGGTTATCAAATCGACGTTTCTGATGGTAAAAAAGGCGCTTCCGGCGTTGAAAGAGAGTGACGGAGGTAGCATCACTCACATCGTCTCGACATCTGCCCGAGAACCGCCTCGTAATCATATCCCGTCGAACATCCTTCGATTGGGCATCTACGGTCTCTCTAAGAGCGTCTCGAATGAGTACGGAGAGTACGGTGTCCGGTCCAATTGTGTTGGCCCGCGCATGGTGATGACCGACCGGATCGCCAGCATCTTTGAGGATGACGCCAAGCGACAGGGAATCTCAGTCGAAGAAGCGAAATCCCAACACGTCGACTCACTGCCGCTCAGCCGAGTAGGCGATCCACAGGAGTTTGCCGAAGCGGTCGCATTCCTGTCGTCGGACGCCGCCAGCTTCATCACTGGTACGTCGCTCGCTATTGATGGTGGCTGGACGAACGGCGCGATTCTCTGA
- a CDS encoding enoyl-CoA hydratase/isomerase family protein, whose protein sequence is MSGSIETHIEGGICTMTLKNEGKRNAISYPMMDTAIDEINELEAMDDDYVLVITGAGDKAFSAGFDLSQDRDSEKEKWWKDLNEAIESYEYPTIARINGDTYGGAIELVCACDIRIGVKNARFGITPAKIGIVYSPEAITRVIRLVGTAKAKELLFTGNAIKGEHAYDIGLLNHVVRSEDLDEKAYDLAGTIASNAPISLKSMKQIISAINDTSSLSRTEREWGRSMRTKAFESRDHQEGVEAFSENRQPEFEGH, encoded by the coding sequence ATGAGTGGCTCTATCGAAACACACATAGAGGGAGGCATCTGCACGATGACCCTCAAAAATGAGGGAAAACGAAACGCGATTAGCTATCCGATGATGGACACAGCGATCGACGAAATCAATGAACTAGAAGCAATGGACGATGATTACGTACTCGTCATTACGGGTGCAGGAGATAAAGCGTTTAGTGCTGGGTTTGACCTCTCGCAGGATCGCGATTCCGAGAAGGAAAAATGGTGGAAAGATCTTAATGAGGCCATAGAATCATACGAATATCCAACTATTGCGAGAATAAATGGGGATACTTACGGTGGGGCAATTGAATTAGTATGCGCCTGTGACATCCGTATCGGGGTGAAAAACGCCCGGTTTGGCATCACTCCTGCAAAGATCGGTATCGTCTACAGCCCCGAAGCCATCACACGCGTCATCCGACTTGTTGGCACAGCGAAGGCCAAAGAGCTGTTATTCACTGGAAACGCAATTAAGGGGGAACACGCATATGATATTGGATTGTTAAATCACGTTGTCAGATCCGAAGACCTCGATGAAAAAGCGTACGATCTGGCCGGTACGATTGCGAGCAATGCTCCAATATCGTTGAAGAGCATGAAACAAATCATTTCCGCGATCAATGACACGAGCTCACTCTCGCGAACAGAGCGAGAGTGGGGTCGATCGATGCGAACTAAAGCCTTTGAAAGCAGAGACCACCAGGAAGGCGTTGAAGCATTCTCAGAGAATCGTCAACCCGAGTTCGAAGGACACTGA
- a CDS encoding CaiB/BaiF CoA transferase family protein, translated as MSAAPLDDITVVDFSQIRAGPWSTQILGELGAEVIKVERPGIGALERTTDPKQEGFSAEHIARNRNKESIAIDLKSERGRDIARELARDADVVVENFSPGSMEKLGLGYDALSAENPELVYASIKGYGEKGPLSDKKGVDLVMQAEAGIMSVTGPEGGPPVKVGQAIGDIGAGLYAVIGILTALYARERTGEGQRFSTNLFGTIVSFLEEYLTIYGMTGENPSPYGRRHQTTVPYEVAETKDGYIAFWPAGGEEGWKTFATEIIGKESLLEYDTPSKRQKNYMRIAAEIHPVLKEKTTEEWKEIFDKYDFPNGPLNEVSDVVDHPQARALDYVIEYQHEHAGDVLMHGHPLHFSDSEPRLDHGSPTLGEHTEDILETRLGLKSEEIKKLRNEDIVE; from the coding sequence ATGAGTGCCGCTCCACTAGACGATATTACAGTCGTTGACTTCAGCCAGATTCGCGCTGGTCCGTGGTCGACGCAGATACTTGGCGAACTCGGTGCGGAAGTCATCAAGGTCGAACGACCAGGAATTGGTGCACTTGAACGAACAACGGATCCGAAACAGGAAGGGTTCAGCGCAGAACATATTGCCCGAAATCGCAACAAAGAGAGTATTGCAATAGATTTGAAATCCGAGCGAGGGCGAGACATTGCCAGAGAACTCGCTCGTGACGCTGATGTCGTTGTCGAGAACTTTAGCCCGGGATCAATGGAAAAGCTTGGATTAGGGTATGACGCGCTCTCTGCTGAGAATCCGGAGCTAGTGTACGCCTCGATAAAAGGGTATGGAGAGAAAGGACCCCTCTCTGATAAGAAGGGAGTCGATCTGGTGATGCAGGCGGAAGCAGGCATCATGAGTGTGACCGGCCCGGAGGGGGGGCCACCGGTGAAGGTTGGACAGGCAATCGGCGATATCGGCGCGGGCCTCTACGCAGTCATCGGGATTCTGACCGCCTTATACGCACGGGAACGAACAGGAGAGGGCCAGCGTTTCTCAACGAATCTCTTTGGGACCATCGTCTCGTTTCTTGAAGAGTATCTCACGATTTACGGAATGACAGGTGAGAACCCGTCACCATACGGCCGACGACACCAGACTACCGTCCCATACGAGGTAGCTGAGACCAAAGACGGCTATATTGCCTTCTGGCCTGCCGGCGGCGAGGAGGGTTGGAAAACCTTCGCTACCGAAATCATCGGCAAAGAGTCGTTACTTGAGTATGACACCCCAAGTAAACGGCAAAAAAACTACATGAGGATTGCTGCTGAGATACATCCAGTCTTAAAAGAGAAGACCACTGAAGAATGGAAAGAAATCTTTGATAAATACGACTTTCCGAACGGGCCCCTCAACGAGGTTAGTGATGTCGTCGACCACCCACAGGCACGGGCACTCGACTATGTTATCGAGTACCAGCACGAACATGCTGGAGACGTGTTAATGCATGGGCACCCACTTCATTTCTCGGATAGCGAACCACGGCTCGATCATGGGTCACCGACACTTGGCGAACACACAGAAGACATACTTGAGACACGTCTCGGTCTCAAGTCCGAAGAAATCAAGAAATTACGCAACGAGGACATCGTCGAGTAA
- a CDS encoding acyl-CoA dehydrogenase family protein yields MGVRSLNEEQEKIVDVAAQICDEQFAETAFTWGGKTPWENLETLSERGFYCLAIPEKYGGGGMSIFEDTLLIEEVASVCPDTGWQVLVTTIAPHSVVQFGSEEAKERYLPPICSGERQMSIGISEPEAGSDAMNMKTTLENDGDEYLLTGEKTWVGGVGDSNAAVIWSKMPDGNIGSVIMDFDANGVDLITEYENMAGYTQTHFSMDRVRIPEENILITNQTEWKDQLQRLNWERVTIAMWTNALARCAIEHALEYAQTREQFGQKIGEFQGMRWKFADMVKEYEVGRSLIYQIAATAAENDDVPDRLKSSIAKLYAAETTERIVSESLQVFGAKGYQKGHPLEYLYRYNRSRRIGHGTDEIMKNGIADQLFKHGLPK; encoded by the coding sequence ATGGGTGTCAGAAGTCTAAACGAAGAACAGGAGAAAATCGTAGACGTTGCAGCGCAGATCTGCGACGAGCAATTTGCCGAGACGGCATTCACCTGGGGCGGCAAAACTCCATGGGAGAACCTGGAGACTCTCTCAGAACGTGGATTCTATTGTCTAGCTATTCCCGAAAAATACGGCGGTGGGGGGATGTCTATCTTCGAAGATACGCTTCTGATAGAGGAGGTTGCATCGGTCTGTCCAGATACTGGGTGGCAAGTACTCGTTACCACGATTGCTCCGCACAGCGTCGTCCAGTTCGGTAGCGAGGAGGCAAAAGAACGGTATCTCCCGCCAATCTGCAGTGGTGAAAGACAGATGTCGATTGGTATTAGCGAACCAGAAGCGGGAAGCGATGCAATGAATATGAAGACAACCCTCGAAAACGACGGCGATGAATACCTCTTGACAGGAGAAAAAACCTGGGTGGGCGGCGTCGGTGATTCGAACGCTGCGGTTATCTGGTCAAAGATGCCGGACGGGAACATCGGTTCAGTCATTATGGATTTTGATGCCAACGGCGTTGATCTCATTACAGAATACGAAAACATGGCTGGATACACCCAGACGCACTTTAGCATGGATCGTGTTCGTATACCTGAGGAGAACATCCTCATCACGAATCAGACAGAATGGAAAGATCAACTTCAGCGGCTTAACTGGGAGCGCGTCACCATTGCGATGTGGACTAATGCCCTCGCTCGTTGTGCTATCGAACACGCACTGGAGTACGCACAGACTCGCGAACAATTTGGGCAAAAAATCGGGGAATTTCAGGGAATGCGGTGGAAGTTTGCTGACATGGTTAAAGAGTATGAGGTCGGACGGAGCCTTATCTATCAAATTGCAGCGACCGCCGCTGAGAACGACGATGTTCCCGACCGACTCAAATCGAGCATTGCGAAGCTATACGCGGCTGAAACGACCGAGCGAATCGTCAGTGAATCACTCCAGGTCTTCGGGGCTAAGGGCTACCAGAAGGGACATCCACTCGAATATCTATATCGATATAACCGGTCACGCCGTATCGGTCACGGCACAGACGAAATAATGAAGAACGGGATCGCGGACCAGCTGTTCAAGCACGGCCTCCCGAAGTAG
- a CDS encoding enoyl-CoA hydratase/isomerase family protein: MSELVLFDVEDAVATITINRPEKRNAMDEPTRDAIREAFKEAEEREDVRAVVLRGAGSAFSAGGDLEFYSQLDMVEGLKYVQKYAEGLYTFVERISKPTIAAVDGYALGGGTEIATACDIRLASTDAKFGLTESRVGLYPTGGGGQRLIRIVGLGKAKELVYTGDIIDAEEAERIGLANRIYEPEEFEEEVYAFAKKLAKHPPLALSLAKESMHRGLNMEAGLGIDRVAGGILFGTQDQKEGAQAFLEDREPEFKGK; the protein is encoded by the coding sequence ATGAGCGAACTAGTCTTGTTCGATGTAGAAGATGCGGTGGCGACGATTACGATTAACCGACCGGAGAAACGAAACGCGATGGATGAACCGACCCGTGATGCGATACGGGAAGCATTCAAGGAGGCAGAAGAGCGTGAGGATGTTCGCGCTGTCGTGCTGCGCGGTGCTGGCTCGGCGTTCAGTGCTGGTGGGGATCTTGAGTTCTACAGCCAGCTTGATATGGTGGAAGGGCTCAAATACGTCCAAAAGTATGCAGAAGGTCTGTACACGTTTGTCGAGCGAATATCGAAGCCGACTATCGCCGCAGTTGACGGATATGCACTCGGCGGCGGGACCGAGATTGCAACCGCCTGTGATATCCGCCTCGCCTCGACGGACGCAAAGTTTGGATTAACTGAATCCCGGGTCGGGTTATACCCTACCGGCGGCGGCGGTCAGCGACTCATTAGAATCGTCGGCCTCGGAAAAGCGAAGGAACTAGTGTACACTGGCGACATCATTGATGCCGAAGAAGCTGAACGGATTGGTCTGGCGAATAGGATCTATGAGCCAGAGGAGTTCGAAGAGGAGGTGTACGCATTCGCGAAAAAGCTTGCAAAACATCCCCCACTCGCACTCTCGCTCGCTAAGGAGAGCATGCACCGTGGGCTGAATATGGAGGCTGGACTCGGCATTGACCGCGTTGCCGGAGGCATCCTCTTCGGGACCCAAGATCAGAAGGAAGGTGCCCAAGCCTTCCTGGAGGATCGCGAACCAGAATTCAAGGGTAAATAA
- a CDS encoding CaiB/BaiF CoA transferase family protein yields MQSAHQPLEGLRVIDFSGMIAGGFATMQLADFGADVVTIEHPKYPDPLRSWPPFDEEESLWWKSIGRNKRCITLDLSTEDGKKIALKLVEDADLVFENFRPGTMERWGLGPEQLQEVNASVILVRVSGFGQTGPLSDHPGFGTIAEGFSGWAHVNGFPDREPLLPPISLADLTAGLFAVHGAMFALYEQHLRPDHTDGDGQVVDISLYEPLFRLFAADVETYDRLERVPERTGNHHPSAAPRGIYETTDGWITLSASSQAIYENVVQAIDRTDLIEDERFRTNDRRVENADLLDEIIEAWTRERSTDEVLETMRAHDAIVGPVYDIADIYEDEQFNERDNIVEMDDETFGTLQTPSPVPKLSKTPGEAVHAGMPQGHHNKDVFLNELNLSTEEYDRLRDEGVI; encoded by the coding sequence ATGCAGTCAGCACATCAGCCGTTAGAGGGCCTTCGTGTGATTGATTTTTCTGGGATGATTGCTGGTGGTTTTGCGACGATGCAGCTTGCGGACTTCGGCGCAGACGTCGTGACAATAGAGCATCCGAAATATCCTGATCCACTCCGATCGTGGCCACCATTCGACGAAGAAGAGTCGTTATGGTGGAAATCGATCGGCCGAAACAAGCGATGCATTACGCTGGACCTGAGCACTGAAGATGGAAAAAAGATAGCGTTGAAGCTCGTCGAAGATGCAGACCTAGTCTTTGAGAACTTCCGCCCAGGGACGATGGAACGGTGGGGACTCGGGCCGGAGCAGCTACAGGAAGTGAATGCCTCAGTCATCCTCGTTCGTGTCTCCGGTTTCGGCCAGACCGGCCCTCTGTCGGATCACCCTGGATTTGGCACGATCGCCGAAGGATTCTCTGGCTGGGCACACGTCAACGGATTTCCAGATCGAGAACCACTCCTGCCACCCATTAGCCTCGCAGACCTAACCGCAGGACTATTCGCCGTTCACGGCGCGATGTTTGCTCTGTACGAACAGCACCTCAGGCCCGATCATACTGACGGAGACGGTCAAGTAGTCGACATCAGTCTCTACGAACCGCTGTTCCGGTTATTTGCTGCCGACGTTGAGACCTATGACCGACTTGAGAGGGTCCCAGAGCGAACCGGAAATCATCACCCCAGTGCCGCACCGAGGGGAATCTACGAGACAACTGACGGGTGGATAACACTGTCAGCATCTTCACAAGCGATTTACGAGAACGTTGTCCAGGCAATTGATCGGACGGATTTGATAGAGGACGAACGGTTCCGAACGAACGACCGACGAGTTGAGAACGCGGACCTACTCGACGAAATCATCGAGGCGTGGACCAGAGAGCGCTCGACCGATGAGGTACTCGAAACAATGCGTGCACACGACGCCATTGTTGGCCCGGTGTACGACATCGCCGATATTTACGAGGATGAACAGTTTAATGAACGGGACAACATCGTTGAGATGGACGATGAGACGTTTGGCACACTCCAAACTCCTAGTCCAGTGCCGAAACTCTCGAAAACGCCCGGGGAGGCCGTTCACGCCGGCATGCCTCAGGGGCATCACAATAAGGACGTGTTCCTTAACGAACTCAACCTCTCAACGGAGGAGTATGATCGGTTACGGGATGAGGGGGTGATATAA
- a CDS encoding HpcH/HpaI aldolase/citrate lyase family protein, whose translation MPTRSVLFTPGDEITMMRKSLESDADVLILDLEDAVALTAKDEARKAVSTVLTENSNARPRVWVRINPLEVGGQEDISSLATAETAPENIVVPMVDSIGDIQDAANELDEMGLNSEIIAIIETAAGLTAVEEIATHPQLTGIIFGAEDFTADMGIIKLEDTNYLSYARSRVAVAGAAAAIATIDTVYTDIENLEGLRTDARQALNFGFDGKVAIHPVQLSVLNDVFTPSDTDITWAREVLSARSEAGGKGVFELNGQMIDAPILSRAEEILHRAGESVE comes from the coding sequence ATGCCTACTCGATCAGTGCTATTCACGCCCGGTGACGAGATCACGATGATGCGGAAATCACTTGAGAGTGACGCCGACGTCTTAATCCTCGATCTGGAAGACGCAGTCGCCCTAACCGCTAAGGACGAGGCAAGAAAGGCAGTTTCGACGGTATTAACCGAGAATAGTAATGCACGACCGCGGGTCTGGGTCCGCATAAACCCGCTCGAAGTGGGTGGTCAAGAGGACATCAGTTCACTCGCAACCGCCGAAACTGCTCCCGAGAATATCGTTGTACCGATGGTGGATTCGATTGGAGATATACAGGACGCCGCGAATGAACTTGACGAGATGGGCCTCAACTCGGAAATCATCGCGATCATAGAGACGGCAGCGGGGTTGACCGCTGTCGAAGAGATAGCCACCCACCCACAACTGACAGGCATCATCTTTGGTGCGGAGGATTTCACCGCGGACATGGGAATTATCAAGCTCGAAGACACGAATTATCTCTCCTACGCTCGAAGCCGAGTCGCCGTCGCGGGAGCCGCCGCTGCCATCGCTACTATTGACACGGTGTATACAGATATCGAGAATTTGGAGGGCCTTCGGACCGATGCGAGACAAGCACTCAATTTCGGATTCGACGGAAAGGTCGCTATTCATCCTGTGCAACTATCAGTGCTCAATGATGTCTTCACTCCGTCGGACACGGACATCACGTGGGCGAGAGAAGTCCTCTCGGCGAGGAGTGAAGCCGGTGGCAAGGGCGTCTTCGAGTTGAATGGTCAGATGATCGATGCGCCAATCCTCTCCCGGGCAGAGGAGATATTGCACCGAGCGGGGGAATCGGTTGAGTAG
- a CDS encoding CaiB/BaiF CoA transferase family protein: MSAQGERQPLSDITVIELGQIVSGPMATAVLADLGAEVIKVERPGDGDRIRHAGNVGNAMFQSLNRNKRSITINLQADRGQEIYTELVEDADIVIENLRPGAAEHLNVGYASLSAVNPGLIYLSIKGFYDGPYGDRAGMDVVGEAMSGFMQMTGQEGEKPLRAGTSIGDFSCALYGIVGILLALRHRKATGEGQKITAGIFESLSHWMNYWIAYTQFVGADHPPLGASHPSQAVYDAYQFECDRWAFIGIVSEGQWVDLCTILGREDLLANPNYETAALRLEHKEELSKTIASEVRRWDRDELVLQLIDTGIPAAPVNNPSSLVDDPHLEATGLIAKSQTSDGNTEFKSLLTPISTESIRPIHKRAPPRVGEHTEKILRQYGYTRSELDELWESGALGQRKECQ, encoded by the coding sequence ATGTCAGCACAAGGTGAGCGACAACCACTCTCTGATATCACCGTCATTGAACTCGGACAGATCGTTTCCGGTCCAATGGCTACAGCTGTCTTGGCTGACCTCGGTGCCGAGGTCATCAAGGTTGAACGTCCGGGCGACGGAGATCGGATTCGACACGCAGGAAATGTTGGCAACGCGATGTTCCAGTCACTCAACCGGAACAAGCGATCGATTACTATTAATCTGCAAGCCGACCGTGGACAAGAAATCTACACAGAACTGGTTGAAGACGCGGACATCGTCATTGAGAACCTCCGTCCTGGTGCAGCCGAACATCTCAATGTGGGGTACGCGTCGCTCTCGGCCGTCAATCCAGGACTCATCTATCTGTCGATTAAGGGCTTCTATGACGGCCCATACGGAGATAGAGCGGGAATGGACGTAGTCGGAGAGGCAATGTCTGGATTCATGCAGATGACGGGTCAGGAAGGAGAGAAACCGCTACGGGCAGGAACCTCTATTGGCGACTTCAGTTGTGCACTGTATGGGATCGTCGGTATTCTGCTGGCGTTGCGTCATCGGAAAGCCACAGGCGAGGGACAGAAGATTACGGCAGGGATCTTTGAGTCACTCTCACACTGGATGAATTACTGGATTGCGTATACCCAGTTCGTGGGAGCGGACCACCCACCCCTCGGTGCGTCACATCCTTCACAGGCGGTTTACGATGCCTACCAATTCGAATGCGACCGATGGGCGTTCATTGGTATTGTGAGCGAAGGCCAGTGGGTTGATCTCTGTACAATACTCGGTCGCGAAGATCTGCTGGCGAATCCTAACTATGAGACCGCAGCATTGCGGCTCGAACACAAAGAAGAACTGTCGAAGACGATTGCCTCCGAGGTACGCAGGTGGGACCGAGATGAATTGGTACTACAACTCATTGATACAGGGATTCCAGCAGCGCCTGTAAACAATCCATCTAGCTTAGTCGACGACCCCCACTTGGAAGCGACAGGTCTCATAGCGAAGTCACAGACCAGCGACGGTAATACGGAGTTCAAGTCACTGCTCACCCCTATCTCTACTGAATCCATACGTCCAATACACAAACGCGCGCCTCCACGAGTAGGCGAACATACTGAAAAGATACTCAGGCAGTATGGGTACACTCGCTCTGAACTCGACGAGCTCTGGGAGAGCGGTGCGCTCGGACAACGGAAGGAGTGTCAGTAG
- the nthB gene encoding nitrile hydratase subunit beta, which produces MNGVHDMGGMHGFGAIATDDTAQFHADWERLVFSMDKAVKAQEIINIDQKRHAIERMGQAEYLRSTYFERWMAAIEIMLAEEGYLTPDELETRLEEVLVAEDPMNVVPNRTDPDLAARIREAFESEASFDRDPTEPAYEEGETVRVRNTHPEGHTRCPRYARRAVGEIETVHGTFIYPDTNAHGEERAEPLYTVGFDAAELWSIDAETPNDTVHIDLWEPYLEEP; this is translated from the coding sequence ATGAACGGCGTCCACGACATGGGCGGGATGCACGGTTTCGGTGCCATTGCCACTGACGATACGGCACAGTTTCACGCCGATTGGGAGCGTCTCGTCTTCTCCATGGATAAGGCTGTCAAGGCACAGGAGATCATCAATATCGACCAGAAGCGCCACGCGATTGAGCGGATGGGGCAGGCAGAGTACCTGCGCTCGACGTACTTCGAGCGCTGGATGGCGGCCATCGAGATCATGCTCGCTGAGGAGGGATACCTAACCCCGGACGAGCTCGAAACCCGCCTTGAGGAGGTTCTCGTAGCGGAGGATCCAATGAACGTGGTCCCGAACCGGACGGACCCGGACCTTGCCGCGAGGATTCGGGAGGCTTTCGAATCCGAGGCGTCGTTCGACCGCGATCCAACGGAACCCGCCTACGAGGAGGGTGAGACCGTCCGAGTGCGGAACACCCATCCCGAGGGACACACCCGGTGTCCGCGCTACGCCCGCCGCGCAGTGGGTGAGATAGAAACGGTCCACGGAACGTTCATCTACCCAGACACCAACGCTCACGGTGAGGAACGCGCCGAACCGCTGTATACGGTCGGCTTCGACGCCGCCGAACTCTGGAGTATCGACGCCGAGACTCCCAACGACACCGTCCACATCGATCTCTGGGAACCCTATCTGGAGGAACCATGA